A section of the Callospermophilus lateralis isolate mCalLat2 chromosome 16, mCalLat2.hap1, whole genome shotgun sequence genome encodes:
- the Rps20 gene encoding small ribosomal subunit protein uS10 has protein sequence MAFKDTGKTPVEPEVAIHRIRITLTSRNVKSLEKVCADLIRGAKEKNLKVKGPVRMPTKTLRITTRKTPCGEGSKTWDRFQMRIHKRLIDLHSPSEIVKQITSISIEPGVEVEVTIADA, from the exons ATG GCATTTAAAGACACCGGAAAGACACCCGTGGAACCAGAAGTGGCAATTCATCGAATCAGAATTACCCTTACCAGCCGCAACGTGAAGTCGCTCGAGAAAG TGTGTGCTGATTTGATCAGAGGCGCCAAGGAAAAGAATCTCAAAGTGAAAGGACCTGTTCGCATGCCTACCAAG ACTTTGAGGATCACTACAAGAAAAACACCTTGTGGTGAAGGTTCCAAGACATGGGATAGGTTCCAGATGAGAATACACAAGCGACTCATTGACTTGCACAGCCCTTCTGAGATTGTTAAACAGATTACTTCCATCAGTATTGAACCAGGAGTGGAAGTCGAAGTCACCATTGCAGATGCCTAA